From the genome of Nocardia sp. NBC_01503, one region includes:
- a CDS encoding helix-turn-helix transcriptional regulator — translation MGAVTTLDDLFDPASLHGRAYAVLVQHPRSTAFEVAERLGCPPRIAEAALEALCHLEAAVRLTENNGTVRWDAHAPEALSEAETRRRNGDMLRMQSAAARLGETFRSVRRTTDADGAVVAVYERRQLLADFEDLQHTAHTCVKVVERGPFLSDVETEERMFELKSARIAAGIDYRTLYQETIYQDAERLRHVLATNAAGAQARTLPDPPMKLILADDRRAVLVLHTDERRGDPMGVRVGPSPTLDLLVKTFDSLWSMSTPISVNPSEALDERDRAILTLMSMGATDDTIARRLGLSRRTVVRRTASLLERLGASTRFQAGVQATRRGWL, via the coding sequence GTGGGCGCTGTTACCACACTCGATGATCTCTTCGACCCTGCCTCGCTGCACGGCCGCGCCTACGCGGTGCTCGTACAGCATCCGCGTTCGACCGCGTTCGAAGTGGCCGAGCGCCTGGGTTGTCCGCCGCGTATAGCCGAGGCGGCCCTGGAGGCGCTGTGCCATCTCGAGGCCGCGGTGCGGTTGACCGAGAACAATGGCACCGTGCGCTGGGACGCACATGCTCCGGAAGCCTTGTCCGAGGCCGAGACTCGGCGTCGCAATGGTGACATGCTGCGTATGCAGTCGGCCGCCGCGCGACTGGGTGAGACCTTCCGTTCGGTGCGCCGCACCACCGATGCCGACGGTGCGGTGGTGGCGGTCTACGAACGGCGTCAGCTGCTCGCCGATTTCGAGGATCTCCAGCACACCGCGCATACCTGCGTGAAGGTGGTGGAGCGCGGACCGTTCCTGTCGGATGTGGAGACCGAGGAGCGGATGTTCGAGCTCAAATCGGCGCGCATCGCCGCGGGCATCGACTACCGCACGCTCTACCAGGAGACCATCTACCAGGACGCGGAGCGACTGCGGCATGTGCTGGCCACCAATGCGGCCGGTGCACAGGCGCGTACGCTGCCCGATCCGCCCATGAAACTGATCCTGGCCGATGACCGCCGCGCGGTACTGGTATTGCATACCGATGAGCGCCGCGGTGATCCCATGGGTGTGCGGGTCGGACCGTCGCCCACGCTGGATCTGCTGGTCAAGACCTTCGATTCGCTCTGGTCCATGTCCACGCCGATCTCGGTGAACCCCTCCGAGGCCCTGGACGAACGCGACCGCGCGATCCTGACCCTGATGAGTATGGGCGCGACCGACGACACCATCGCCCGTCGCCTCGGATTGTCCCGGCGAACGGTGGTGCGGCGCACCGCCAGTCTGCTGGAGCGCCTCGGCGCGAGCACCCGCTTCCAGGCCGGGGTGCAGGCCACTCGGCGGGGTTGGCTGTAA
- a CDS encoding M23 family metallopeptidase, whose amino-acid sequence MKVAAGVAVAASALIGTATQMVPALAHAAPIAPNHEDKSVGQDLALRDVAQSVKQAADVAAPAPAPQAQPIADGGNPVAAPAPAPFGLQNLPPEIANPLAQAEATLKDLQQRIAPAPAVKPVDVGVISSGFGARWGAMHYGIDFADAIGTPIHSVMGGTVVEAGPASGFGLWVRVLQDDGTTAVYGHVNDMYVSAGQRVNTGDVIATVGNRGNSTGPHLHLEIWDAAGTKMDPLPWLASKGVIMAQQWGPDQ is encoded by the coding sequence GTGAAAGTCGCCGCCGGAGTCGCTGTCGCCGCGAGTGCCCTCATCGGCACCGCGACGCAGATGGTTCCCGCGCTGGCACACGCCGCGCCGATCGCCCCCAATCATGAGGACAAATCGGTCGGACAGGATCTCGCACTGCGCGACGTTGCGCAGTCGGTCAAGCAGGCCGCCGATGTCGCCGCCCCTGCTCCCGCTCCGCAGGCTCAACCCATCGCGGATGGTGGTAATCCCGTCGCGGCGCCCGCGCCCGCGCCCTTCGGTCTGCAGAATCTGCCGCCGGAGATCGCGAATCCCCTCGCGCAGGCCGAGGCCACGCTGAAGGACCTCCAACAGCGGATCGCCCCCGCCCCCGCGGTGAAGCCGGTCGATGTGGGCGTCATCAGCTCCGGCTTCGGTGCGCGCTGGGGCGCAATGCATTACGGCATCGACTTCGCCGACGCCATCGGCACGCCGATCCACTCGGTCATGGGTGGCACGGTGGTGGAGGCCGGTCCGGCCTCCGGATTCGGGCTCTGGGTGCGCGTCCTGCAGGACGACGGCACCACCGCTGTCTACGGCCACGTCAATGACATGTACGTATCCGCCGGACAGCGGGTCAATACCGGCGATGTGATCGCAACCGTCGGAAATCGTGGCAACTCCACCGGTCCCCATCTGCATCTGGAGATCTGGGATGCCGCCGGAACGAAGATGGATCCGCTTCCATGGCTGGCCAGCAAGGGCGTCATCATGGCGCAGCAGTGGGGCCCGGACCAGTAG
- a CDS encoding nitronate monooxygenase: MLLDELNTPIVLAPMAGGPSTPELTAAVSDAGGLGFLAAGYLGAEDLGGRIKQTRTLTSAAFGVNLFYPSAPSPVTGFGEYVDQLAREFPVGEPKFDTDAWSAKLDLLISDPVRAVSCTFGCPSAPEISRLHEVGTEVWVTVTSVAEARIAVEAGADVLIAQGSEAGGHRGSFADRPEDDTADPLGLLALLQLLTAAVDLPVVAAGGIATGAGLAAVLTAGAAAAQIGTAFLRCTEAGTAPLIRDAVTLDTPTMLTRAFTGRLARGLRNKFMLEHRNAPAAYPEIHYATGPLRAAARAAGNADEVNLWAGQAHSLTRELPAGELVRQLSQEAKVALNRTVSLRIQGY; the protein is encoded by the coding sequence GTGCTACTCGACGAGCTGAATACGCCGATCGTGCTGGCCCCCATGGCGGGCGGGCCGTCCACACCCGAATTGACGGCCGCGGTCTCCGATGCGGGCGGACTCGGATTCCTGGCCGCGGGATATCTGGGCGCGGAAGATCTCGGTGGGCGAATAAAGCAGACACGCACCCTCACCTCCGCGGCCTTCGGCGTGAATCTGTTCTACCCCTCCGCACCAAGTCCTGTGACCGGTTTCGGTGAGTATGTTGATCAGCTCGCGCGCGAATTCCCGGTCGGGGAACCGAAATTCGATACCGACGCCTGGTCCGCCAAGCTCGATCTGTTGATCTCCGATCCGGTGCGGGCGGTCTCCTGCACGTTCGGATGCCCATCCGCACCGGAGATCTCGCGATTGCACGAGGTCGGCACCGAAGTGTGGGTGACCGTCACCTCGGTGGCCGAGGCGCGCATCGCCGTCGAGGCCGGAGCCGACGTGCTCATCGCCCAGGGCTCGGAGGCGGGCGGCCATCGCGGCAGCTTCGCCGACCGGCCCGAGGACGACACCGCGGACCCCTTGGGGCTGTTGGCATTACTGCAACTACTGACCGCAGCGGTCGATCTGCCCGTGGTCGCGGCCGGCGGTATCGCCACCGGCGCGGGCCTGGCCGCCGTCCTGACCGCGGGCGCGGCCGCCGCACAGATCGGCACCGCCTTCCTGCGCTGCACCGAGGCCGGGACGGCACCGCTCATCCGCGACGCGGTCACCTTGGACACACCGACCATGCTCACTCGCGCCTTCACCGGCCGCCTGGCGCGCGGACTGCGCAACAAGTTCATGCTCGAGCACCGGAACGCCCCCGCCGCCTATCCCGAAATCCATTACGCCACCGGACCTTTACGCGCCGCCGCGCGGGCCGCGGGCAATGCCGATGAGGTGAATCTCTGGGCAGGTCAGGCGCATTCGCTGACACGGGAGCTACCGGCGGGCGAGCTGGTCCGGCAGTTGTCGCAAGAGGCGAAAGTCGCTCTGAATAGGACGGTTTCGTTGCGAATCCAGGGTTATTGA
- a CDS encoding SCO5389 family protein: MSLDVPSALLERAERGEVSDDEFVECVRSSLPYAYEVVSRVAADLHSGTQEYADNVIPPPDEVARGQLLRAMASDAIRGGLERHFGVKLAFQNCHRVAAFPLASVGGDTYSTFISTRAQLLNQSPELRNC; encoded by the coding sequence ATGTCACTCGACGTACCCAGCGCACTACTCGAGCGCGCCGAACGCGGTGAAGTCAGCGATGACGAGTTCGTGGAATGTGTCCGCAGTTCACTGCCCTACGCCTACGAGGTCGTCAGCCGGGTGGCGGCCGACTTGCATTCCGGCACACAGGAATACGCCGACAATGTGATCCCGCCGCCGGATGAGGTAGCCCGCGGCCAACTGCTGCGCGCCATGGCCTCCGACGCCATTCGCGGCGGCCTCGAACGGCATTTCGGGGTGAAGCTCGCTTTCCAGAACTGTCACCGGGTGGCGGCCTTCCCGCTCGCCTCGGTCGGCGGAGACACCTACAGCACCTTCATCTCCACCCGGGCCCAGCTCCTGAATCAGAGCCCGGAACTGCGTAACTGCTGA
- a CDS encoding serine/threonine-protein kinase, with product MLGDGTLGHYRLVMLLGQGGMGQVWAAHDTRIGRDVALKVLPVELASDPDYRRRFEREAQLAARLRGPHIVPIHTFGELDGRLFIDMELVDGTDLADVLAHRGPLTPARAVDLVAQIAEALDVAHEAGLIHRDVKPSNVVVLPGGFAYLIDFGLAREVGQTALTSTGVTIGTWAYMAPERFSGVDDLRSDIYSLACLLFECLTGKRPFGDKDAAQQMLAHMSAPPPCASAIAPAVPAALDVVISLGMAKNPTHRPASAGMFAEAARGALVASTAPRHAPAPMLAPGAQRQTPGTQTRASAPHGPWPAAQSLPQPSHPPAAHSYPRGGPGYRPGLRRPLPMAQGYSPIGGRAMPSMPPLGVQLSYPQTAHGDLRRDGSPVLRPPITAWRVVWWIVLGLCTTFFGFLSLVCIFGLISDTKMALAGRIAINVVMDVPTTLFVWLAVLEFRKFRRR from the coding sequence GTGTTGGGGGACGGCACGCTTGGTCATTACCGGCTCGTCATGCTGCTCGGGCAGGGCGGGATGGGGCAGGTTTGGGCAGCTCACGACACCCGGATCGGGCGGGATGTCGCGCTCAAGGTGCTGCCGGTGGAGCTTGCCTCGGATCCGGACTATCGCAGGCGGTTCGAGCGTGAGGCGCAGTTGGCCGCTCGGCTGCGCGGACCGCATATCGTGCCGATCCATACCTTCGGGGAGCTGGATGGTCGCCTGTTCATAGACATGGAACTGGTAGACGGTACCGATCTCGCCGATGTGCTTGCCCATCGTGGTCCGCTCACGCCTGCGCGGGCCGTCGACCTGGTTGCCCAGATCGCCGAAGCGCTCGACGTCGCGCATGAGGCTGGGCTGATCCACCGGGACGTGAAACCGTCCAATGTTGTTGTGCTACCAGGCGGTTTCGCCTACCTGATCGATTTCGGGCTCGCACGCGAAGTTGGGCAGACGGCGTTGACCTCCACCGGGGTGACGATTGGAACATGGGCCTATATGGCTCCCGAGCGCTTCTCTGGTGTGGACGATCTCCGCTCCGATATCTACTCGCTCGCCTGTCTGCTGTTCGAATGTCTCACTGGGAAAAGGCCTTTCGGTGACAAAGACGCTGCGCAGCAGATGCTTGCCCACATGTCCGCCCCGCCGCCGTGCGCCAGTGCGATCGCGCCCGCCGTGCCCGCGGCCCTGGACGTGGTGATTTCCCTGGGTATGGCGAAGAACCCCACCCACCGCCCAGCGAGTGCCGGAATGTTCGCCGAGGCGGCGCGCGGAGCCCTGGTTGCGTCGACAGCGCCACGCCATGCTCCCGCGCCGATGTTGGCACCCGGCGCACAGCGGCAAACGCCCGGAACGCAGACTCGTGCGTCTGCACCGCATGGCCCTTGGCCAGCCGCACAGAGTCTTCCGCAGCCTAGTCACCCGCCTGCGGCGCACAGTTATCCGCGAGGAGGGCCTGGTTATCGGCCCGGGTTGCGGAGGCCGCTCCCGATGGCTCAGGGTTATTCACCGATCGGTGGGCGGGCCATGCCGAGCATGCCGCCCTTGGGGGTCCAACTGTCCTATCCGCAGACTGCTCATGGAGACCTCCGGCGGGATGGAAGTCCAGTGCTGCGGCCGCCGATCACCGCATGGCGGGTGGTGTGGTGGATCGTATTGGGGCTGTGTACGACGTTTTTCGGGTTTCTGTCGCTGGTTTGCATATTTGGACTGATCTCCGACACCAAAATGGCGCTGGCAGGTCGGATTGCCATCAATGTCGTCATGGATGTGCCCACTACGCTGTTCGTCTGGTTGGCGGTGTTGGAGTTCCGGAAGTTCCGCCGACGATGA
- a CDS encoding EF-hand domain-containing protein yields the protein MASTEPTDTFDLWDQDGDGLISADDILAGITALGLEIDADAVQRLVAAADTDGDWLISRAEFDAARLGRDPEITDSDAAFDTFDVNRNQLIELDELESLLRTCPGLTDETAESLLAAADSDGDGYLSRAEFAALLARLGG from the coding sequence GTGGCGAGCACCGAACCCACCGATACCTTCGACCTGTGGGATCAGGACGGCGACGGCCTCATCTCCGCCGACGACATCCTCGCCGGAATCACCGCCCTGGGCCTGGAAATCGACGCCGACGCGGTACAACGCCTGGTGGCAGCGGCAGATACCGACGGCGACTGGCTCATCTCCCGCGCGGAATTCGACGCCGCCAGGCTGGGCCGCGACCCCGAAATCACCGATTCCGACGCAGCTTTCGACACCTTCGATGTGAACCGCAATCAGCTGATCGAACTCGACGAACTCGAATCGCTGCTGCGCACCTGCCCGGGGCTCACCGACGAAACCGCCGAATCCCTACTGGCAGCGGCGGACTCCGACGGCGACGGCTATCTCTCCCGTGCGGAGTTCGCCGCGCTCCTTGCTCGGCTGGGCGGCTAG